From a single Arachis hypogaea cultivar Tifrunner chromosome 3, arahy.Tifrunner.gnm2.J5K5, whole genome shotgun sequence genomic region:
- the LOC140183885 gene encoding uncharacterized protein yields the protein MNIISWNCRGVAAPATVYELHKMCKQIKPALVFLIETRAKEKSIMKLKKKLHFENIFCIELRGLSGGLCLFWNNIYNVDVYFWCDSYIKAHIVDRKGNAWVCNFIYGNPNFGRRREQWKEITATNYNKVEPQLFIGDFNDVLSQEEKIGLHPKPHSQVREFRSFVDSNFLMDLDLKGGRFTWFSNPRNGFVTRERIDRALVNWEWRLLFENASLTTMPAISSDHSPLILNLKTVFRIRKSFKFEAFWADKEECEKVVKKGWGKEVSQSCEWTRITRRMNNCKEELKKWSKSTFKRADKEINRLKEEMKKLQDSNFTEEKQNQVHVLKEKITALWKQEEKFWGQRSRLKWLKWGDKNTSFFHATTIQRRERNRIERLKNEAGYWLEEREEIMRHIEEHFEALFTSTTRQRYDNTLSKIPVRVTEEMNRDLISEVSDDEIRNAVFSMGSLKAPGSDGLNGLFYQKYWEVIKKEVCEVVK from the coding sequence ATGAATATCATAAGCTGGAACTGTCGCGGGGTAGCAGCCCCTGCGACAGTTTATGAATTGCACAAAATGTGCAAGCAAATCAAGCCAGCTTTAGTTTTTCTTATTGAAACAAGAGCGAAAGAAAAATCTattatgaaattaaagaaaaaactacattttgagaatattttttgtATAGAACTCCGGGGTTTGTCTGGAGGGCTATGTCTCTTTTGGAATAATATATATAACGTTGATGTTTACTTTTGGTGTGATAGCTACATAAAGGCCCATATTGTGGATAGAAAAGGAAATGCATGGgtatgtaattttatttatggCAATCCTAATTTTGGCAGGAGGAGAGAACAATGGAAGGAAATCACAGCAACCAATTATAACAAGGTTGAACCTCAACTCTTTATAGGCGATTTTAATGACGTTTTGTCTCAGGAGGAGAAGATAGGTTTACACCCAAAGCCACACAGCCAAGTAAGAGAGTTCAGAAGCTTTGTCGATTCTAACTTTCTAATGGATTTAGATCTCAAAGGGGGTAGATTTACTTGGTTTAGTAATCCAAGAAATGGGTTTGTAACTAGAGAAAGGATTGATAGGGCATTAGTTAATTGGGAATGGAGACTTTTGTTTGAGAATGCTTCCCTTACAACTATGCCTGCTATAAGCTCGGATCATAGCCCACTAATCTTGAACCTAAAAACGGTGTTTAGGATAAGAAAGAGCTTTAAATTTGAGGCATTTTGGGCTGACAAGGAGGAATGTGAAAAAGTTGTTAAGAAGGGATGGGGGAAAGAGGTCTCACAGAGCTGCGAATGGACAAGGATAACAAGGAGGATGAATAATTGCAAGGAAGAATTGAAAAAGTGGAGTAAATCTACATTTAAACGGGCAGATAAGGAAATAAATAGGTtgaaagaagagatgaaaaagTTACAAGATTCAAATTTCACTGAAGAGAAGCAGAATCAGGTACATGTTTTAAAGGAGAAAATAACAGCATTatggaagcaagaggaaaaattTTGGGGCCAGAGATCCAGATTGAAGTGGTTGAAGTGGGGCGATAAGAACACATCCTTCTTTCATGCAACAACCAtccagagaagagagagaaaccgCATTGAAAGATTGAAAAATGAAGCAGGCTATTGGTTGGAGGAAAGGGAAGAAATAATGAGGCACATTGAAGAGCATTTTGAAGCATTGTTCACTTCGACTACAAGACAAAGGTATGACAACACCCTAAGTAAGATTCCAGTGAGGGTCACGGAAGAAATGAACAGAGATTTGATTTCTGAGGTATCAGACGATGAGATAAGGAATGCAGTTTTCAGCATGGGGAGTCTCAAAGCCCCAGGGTCAGATGGCTTAAACGGGTTATTCTATCAAAAATATTGGGAGGTAATCAAGAAGGAGGTATGTGAGGTTGTCAAATAA
- the LOC112791674 gene encoding L-type lectin-domain containing receptor kinase VIII.1-like — MPMLPAPPLPTFTIFLSTLITILATPTHFDFDNLTLTTLNLLGDAHITNDTITLTAHPSVPNSAASRALYSNPLPFRHPTTSAPASFSTFFSFSITNLNPSSIGAGLAFLISPDDHSLGDSGPSLGLSGPDAAPNFVAVEFDTLMDIQLNDINGNHVGIDLNGVVSTQAADLGSLDIDLKSGDTVNAWILYDATTNDFTVSVSYSNVKPKDPILKLNLDMAQYVNDFMYVGFSGSTQGSTEVHSIQWWSFTSSFDSGPLDSAPPPPTATLTNPSASSSSASLAPPSLAPSGAEERKEDGKSGCHNGLCKNGVGVGAVAGVVTAGAFVLALFAGVLIWVYSKKVKPFKRLDSLGSEVIRMPKEFTYKELKLATNCFSVNRVIGHGAFGTVYKAILPANGDIVAVKRCNHGGDQGKDEFLSELSIIGTLRHRNLVRLLGWCHEKGEILLVYDLMPNGSLDKALYEAKTPLPWDHRQKILLGVASVLAYLHHECENQVIHRDIKTSNIMLDEGFNARLGDFGLARQTEHDKSPDATVAAGTMGYLAPEYVLTGRATEKTDVFSYGAVVLEVASGRRPIEKDANGVGRVGVSSNLVEWVWSLHQEGKLLTAADPRLGGEFEEEEMRRVMLVGLACSHPDAMARPSMRSVVQMLMGEAEVPIVPRMKPCTSYSTSHLLKTLQDSSNSDYNAMITTISISSSEESFNDIV; from the coding sequence ATGCCAATGCTGCCAGCACCACCGCTTCCCACCTTCACCATCTTCCTATCCACCCTCATTACTATTTTGGCCACTCCCACCCATTTCGACTTCGACAATCTCACCCTGACCACTCTCAACCTCCTCGGCGATGCCCACATCACCAACGACACCATCACCCTCACCGCTCATCCTTCCGTCCCCAACTCCGCCGCCTCTAGAGCTCTCTACTCCAACCCTCTCCCTTTCCGCCACCCCACCACATCCGCCCCCGCCTCCTTCTCCAcattcttctccttctccatcACCAACCTCAACCCTTCCTCCATTGGTGCCGGCCTTGCCTTCCTCATCTCCCCCGACGACCATTCCCTCGGCGATTCCGGCCCCTCCTTAGGCCTTTCCGGTCCCGACGCCGCCCCCAACTTCGTCGCCGTTGAGTTCGACACCCTCATGGATATCCAGCTCAACGACATTAACGGCAACCATGTCGGCATCGACCTCAACGGCGTTGTTTCAACTCAGGCTGCCGATTTGGGAAGCCTCGATATCGACCTCAAGAGCGGCGACACCGTCAACGCATGGATCCTATACGACGCAACCACCAATGACTTCACCGTTTCGGTCTCCTACTCCAATGTCAAGCCCAAAGATCCCATTTTGAAGCTGAATCTCGATATGGCTCAGTACGTTAACGATTTCATGTACGTTGGGTTTTCTGGGTCTACCCAAGGTAGCACCGAGGTTCACAGTATCCAGTGGTGGAGCTTCACTTCTAGCTTCGATTCTGGGCCGTTGGATTCCGCGCCGCCTCCTCCAACGGCTACTTTAACCAACCCAAGTGCCAGTAGTAGTTCTGCCTCGCTGGCACCACCTTCATTGGCTCCTTCCGGTGCTGAAGAACGGAAGGAAGACGGTAAATCGGGTTGCCACAATGGGTTGTGTAAGAACGGTGTCGGTGTTGGTGCTGTTGCTGGTGTTGTTACTGCGGGTGCTTTTGTTCTTGCTCTATTTGCTGGTGTGTTGATTTGGGTTTACTCTAAAAAGGTGAAGCCTTTCAAGAGGCTCGATTCTCTTGGTTCTGAGGTTATTAGAATGCCTAAGGAGTTTACCTATAAGGAGCTTAAATTGGCAACGAATTGTTTCAGTGTTAATAGGGTCATTGGCCATGGTGCATTTGGTACTGTCTATAAGGCAATTTTGCCTGCGAATGGTGACATTGTTGCTGTCAAGAGGTGCAACCATGGTGGTGATCAGGGCAAGGATGAGTTCTTGTCTGAGTTGTCCATAATTGGGACACTGAGGCACCGGAACCTGGTTCGCCTTCTGGGATGGTGCCATGAGAAAGGGGAGATTTTGTTAGTTTATGACTTGATGCCTAATGGGAGTTTAGATAAGGCCTTGTATGAGGCGAAAACACCTTTGCCTTGGGATCATCGGCAAAAAATCTTGTTGGGTGTGGCATCTGTTTTGGCCTATTTGCATCATGAATGTGAGAATCAAGTGATTCACAGGGATATTAAGACTAGCAACATAATGTTGGATGAAGGGTTCAATGCCCGGTTGGGTGACTTCGGATTGGCGAGGCAGACGGAGCATGACAAGTCCCCAGATGCCACCGTGGCCGCTGGAACAATGGGATACCTCGCCCCGGAGTATGTCCTCACGGGAAGAGCCACTGAGAAAACAGATGTATTTAGTTACGGTGCTGTGGTTCTTGAGGTTGCTAGTGGGAGAAGGCCTATAGAGAAAGATGCTAATGGTGTTGGTAGAGTTGGGGTTAGCAGCAATCTGGTGGAATGGGTTTGGAGCTTGCACCAAGAAGGAAAGTTGCTGACGGCAGCGGATCCAAGGCTCGGGGGTGAGTTTGAAGAAGAGGAGATGAGGAGGGTGATGTTGGTTGGGCTAGCTTGTTCACACCCTGATGCGATGGCTAGGCCAAGTATGAGGAGTGTAGTTCAGATGCTAATGGGTGAGGCTGAAGTGCCCATTGTCCCAAGAATGAAGCCATGTACTAGTTATAGCACTTCCCACCTTTTGAAGACCTTGCAAGATAGTAGTAACTCTGACTATAATGCCATGATCACCACCATATCTATCTCCTCATCAGAGGAAAGCTTCAATGACATAGTTTGa
- the LOC112791675 gene encoding glutamate decarboxylase — MVLSKTASESDVSVHSTFASRYVRTSLPRFKMPEESIPKEAAYQIINDELMLDGNPRLNLASFVTTWMEPECDKLIMAAINKNYVDMDEYPVTTELQNRCVNMIAHLFNAPLGDSETAVGVGTVGSSEAIMLAGLAFKRKWQNKRKEEGKPYDKPNIVTGANVQVCWEKFARYFEVELKEVKLRDGYYVMDPEKAVDLVDENTICVAAILGSTLNGEFEDVKRLNDLLIQKNNQTGWDTPIHVDAASGGFIAPFLYPELEWDFRLPLVKSINVSGHKYGLVYAGIGWVIWRSKDDLPEELIFHINYLGADQPTFTLNFSKGSSQVIAQYYQLIRLGYEGYKNVMENCRDNMLVLKDGLEKTGRFDIVSKDDGVPLVAFTLKDNSRFNEFQVSDLLRRFGWIVPAYTMPPDAQHVTVLRVVIREDFSRTLAERLVADVEKVLHELDMLPPKVVVVNGEEAATSANGKVKKTALETQREITAVWKKFVLERKKLNDKMNGVC, encoded by the exons ATGGTTCTGTCGAAGACGGCATCTGAGAGCGACGTCTCGGTTCACTCAACGTTTGCGTCACGCTATGTGAGGACCTCACTTCCCAG GTTCAAGATGCCGGAGGAGTCGATCCCCAAGGAGGCAGCGTACCAGATAATAAACGACGAGCTGATGTTAGACGGAAATCCCAGGCTGAACCTGGCGTCGTTTGTGACGACTTGGATGGAGCCGGAGTGCGACAAACTCATAATGGCCGCCATTAACAAGAACTACGTTGACATGGATGAGTACCCTGTCACCACTGAGCTCCAG AATCGGTGTGTAAACATGATAGCTCATCTATTCAATGCGCCACTTGGAGATTCAGAAACTGCCGTTGGCGTTGGGACGGTTGGATCATCGGAGGCCATAATGCTGGCTGGATTGGCATTCAAAAGAAAatggcagaacaaaaggaaagaagaaggtaAGCCTTACGACAAGCCCAACATTGTGACCGGTGCCAATGTCCAGGTTTGCTGGGAGAAATTCGCAAGGTACTTTGAGGTGGAGTTGAAGGAGGTGAAGCTCCGTGATGGATACTATGTTATGGACCCTGAAAAGGCTGTGGACTTGGTTGATGAGAACACCATTTGCGTTGCTGCTATTCTTGGTTCCACCCTCAACGGTGAGTTTGAAGATGTGAAGCGCTTAAATGATCTTCTCATTCAAAAGAATAATCAAACCGGCTGGGATACTCCTATTCATGTTGATGCTGCCAGTGGTGGATTCATTGCTCCGTTTCTATATCCCGAGCTTGAGTGGGACTTCCGGTTACCGCTGGTCAAGAGTATCAATGTCAGCGGCCACAAGTACGGTCTAGTTTACGCCGGAATTGGTTGGGTTATCTGGAGAAGCAAGGATGACCTGCCTGAGGAACTCATCTTCCACATCAACTATCTCGGAGCTGATCAACCCACTTTCACTCTTAACTTCTCCAAAG GTTCCAGTCAAGTCATTGCTCAATACTACCAACTAATTCGCCTTGGTTATGAG GGATATAAAAATGTGATGGAAAATTGTAGGGACAACATGTTAGTGCTCAAGGATGGACTTGAGAAAACAGGGCGCTTTGACATTGTTTCCAAGGACGATGGTGTTCCTTTGGTGGCCTTCACACTCAAAGACAACAGCCGCTTCAATGAATTCCAAGTCTCTGACTTGCTCAGGCGCTTTGGCTGGATAGTGCCGGCATACACCATGCCCCCGGATGCACAGCATGTTACCGTTCTCCGCGTGGTCATCCGGGAGGACTTCTCCAGGACCCTCGCAGAGCGCCTTGTGGCTGATGTGGAGAAGGTGCTTCACGAGCTTGATATGCTTCCCCCCAAGGTGGTTGTGGTTAATGGAGAAGAGGCAGCAACAAGCGCTAATGGCAAGGTTAAGAAGACTGCTCTGGAGACACAGAGGGAGATCACTGCAGTTTGGAAGAAGTTTGTACTGGAAAGGAAGAAGCTGAATGACAAGATGAATGGGGTTTGTTGA